One Methylophaga marina DNA window includes the following coding sequences:
- a CDS encoding DUF748 domain-containing protein, which produces MPNRRVGNKCAGYAQSFYKQNGKAQPILILAIALVVLLVAAQLALPTLVKNYLNKKLANMGDYSAHIEDVDIALWRGAYTLNSIKIVKTDRDIPVTFFESHSIDLAISWSVLFRGEVVADVELIEPEVHFVDANDDKVQTGAGTDWREMLQQLLPIRIERLAIKRGQLHFHNFQSDPPVHLVLSDLNGQFTGLSNRDDAKESTLSFKGTMLETAKLSIDGKLNPLGRFRNFDIKLKVENVDAVKLNELTEAYANFNMESGQGELLMSLKAEDGQLNGYARPILDNVTILDLSEDSDEGLINVVWESVMAALGQIFRNQPKDRIAAEIQISGSLDQENISPWQAFLSILHNAFVEAYDKQFRQE; this is translated from the coding sequence ATGCCAAATCGTCGAGTTGGTAATAAATGCGCAGGATACGCACAGAGCTTTTATAAGCAGAATGGAAAAGCACAGCCTATTCTTATCTTGGCTATTGCACTTGTTGTTTTACTCGTGGCTGCCCAGCTGGCGCTACCAACATTAGTCAAAAACTACCTCAATAAAAAACTAGCCAATATGGGCGACTACAGTGCGCATATTGAGGATGTTGATATCGCACTCTGGCGTGGTGCCTATACCTTAAACAGCATTAAGATCGTCAAAACAGATAGAGATATCCCCGTCACCTTCTTTGAGTCGCATAGCATCGATCTTGCTATCAGCTGGTCCGTACTATTCCGTGGTGAAGTGGTAGCTGATGTAGAGCTTATCGAACCTGAAGTACATTTTGTGGATGCAAATGATGACAAGGTGCAAACAGGTGCTGGCACCGATTGGCGAGAGATGTTGCAACAACTGCTACCGATTAGAATCGAACGTCTTGCTATAAAACGAGGGCAGCTTCATTTTCACAACTTTCAGTCTGACCCGCCCGTTCACCTTGTATTGAGCGATTTGAATGGCCAGTTTACCGGTTTGAGCAATCGTGATGATGCTAAAGAATCGACATTATCTTTTAAAGGAACCATGCTAGAAACGGCTAAGTTATCTATCGATGGAAAGCTGAATCCGCTTGGAAGATTTCGCAATTTTGATATTAAATTAAAAGTAGAAAATGTGGATGCCGTCAAACTCAATGAACTGACTGAAGCTTATGCCAACTTTAATATGGAGTCAGGTCAGGGTGAGTTGTTAATGTCCCTTAAAGCTGAGGATGGTCAGTTGAACGGCTATGCCCGGCCCATTTTAGATAACGTGACCATCTTAGATCTTAGTGAAGACAGTGATGAAGGACTCATTAATGTTGTGTGGGAATCAGTTATGGCCGCATTGGGACAAATTTTCCGTAATCAACCTAAGGACAGAATTGCTGCCGAGATTCAAATCAGTGGTAGCTTGGATCAGGAGAATATCAGTCCATGGCAAGCTTTCTTATCCATACTGCATAATGCTTTTGTGGAAGCCTACGATAAACAATTTCGACAAGAATAG
- a CDS encoding DUF3750 domain-containing protein: MTRLLNVVTSFMLVVALSACTSQDWRTASREPAGIAADPNKEKQAIIEVYAADAFSWRGWFAVHSWIAVKPENAATYTVYEVVGWRVKRGLPALREFQTTTPDTYWYGARPEKILSLKGDKAAELIPEIKTAVANYPWADEYSLFPGPNSNTFPAWVGLQVKELGLKMPFRAIGSGYAD, from the coding sequence ATGACACGTTTACTTAATGTTGTGACATCCTTTATGTTGGTGGTCGCCTTGAGTGCTTGTACCTCTCAGGACTGGCGAACGGCCAGCCGTGAACCAGCAGGCATTGCAGCTGATCCAAATAAAGAAAAACAAGCCATTATCGAAGTCTATGCTGCCGATGCGTTTAGCTGGCGTGGCTGGTTCGCTGTGCATTCCTGGATAGCGGTAAAACCAGAAAATGCGGCAACATATACGGTCTACGAAGTGGTGGGCTGGCGAGTAAAACGTGGTTTACCTGCATTACGTGAGTTTCAAACCACTACACCAGACACCTATTGGTATGGTGCCAGACCCGAAAAAATCTTGTCTCTAAAAGGAGATAAAGCCGCCGAATTGATTCCTGAAATTAAAACCGCAGTAGCCAATTACCCCTGGGCAGATGAGTATTCTTTATTTCCTGGTCCGAATAGCAACACTTTTCCGGCCTGGGTAGGCTTACAAGTTAAAGAACTCGGACTAAAAATGCCATTTCGAGCCATTGGCAGTGGTTACGCAGACTAA
- a CDS encoding ATP-binding protein has product MKGSLRNKLLLSVFLVTGILCLAIGPFMYHTIKSDVKQILDDRLAASAKMLSHIVHQYDVKNEKPSSSLTNELIQQIEKNRENTEVIVCNVTRIDGELIISTEDDNRDVLTSVKDGYSFVRDNGTIWRVFKLTEHGISVTTAEKLDKRRQLFNIVLIGVVIPWVLAVLTLIISLYFIIQRVFKPMTQLQDHFDTHTGSSLTPIEIDDVPSEVKGVIAGFNALLARVKAVLESERRFTADAAHELRTPLAGITTQLQVAMLKQGAEADCNLKQANLAVKQLTELLDQLLMLARLDAEQMAAITASSSASEITSKALTPLHSMIKESQVEIHKIIHSDQDLFLPQELVAVAIRNVIKNAIQFSVPEQSVSILVTEQDDFVTWKITDEAGGIDAELLPNVTNRFVHDKKKGNFGLGLSITKAIVDILNGELNIANTKTGLRVEISLPHSSQGLGRDDTFT; this is encoded by the coding sequence ATGAAAGGTAGCCTAAGAAATAAACTCCTACTGTCGGTATTTTTAGTCACCGGTATTTTATGTTTGGCTATCGGTCCATTCATGTACCACACCATTAAAAGCGATGTGAAACAGATTCTGGATGATCGCTTAGCCGCCTCAGCAAAAATGTTGTCTCATATTGTTCATCAATACGATGTAAAGAATGAAAAGCCATCCTCATCATTAACCAATGAACTGATTCAACAAATAGAAAAAAATAGAGAAAATACAGAGGTCATTGTCTGTAATGTCACTCGTATTGATGGCGAATTAATTATCAGCACTGAAGATGATAACCGTGATGTCTTAACCTCTGTCAAAGATGGCTACAGCTTCGTTCGGGATAATGGCACTATCTGGCGCGTATTCAAATTAACCGAGCACGGCATTTCAGTCACGACTGCCGAGAAGCTGGATAAACGTCGTCAACTCTTTAATATCGTCTTGATTGGGGTAGTGATTCCCTGGGTACTGGCTGTTTTGACGCTGATTATCTCTCTTTATTTTATTATTCAGCGCGTATTTAAACCCATGACACAGCTACAGGATCATTTTGATACCCACACGGGCAGCAGTTTGACACCCATCGAAATTGACGATGTGCCAAGTGAAGTCAAGGGGGTGATTGCCGGTTTTAATGCTTTGTTGGCTAGAGTCAAAGCCGTGCTGGAAAGTGAACGTCGCTTTACTGCAGATGCTGCTCATGAACTGCGTACACCGTTGGCAGGCATTACGACCCAACTACAAGTCGCCATGCTCAAACAAGGTGCGGAAGCGGACTGCAATCTGAAACAAGCCAACCTGGCGGTTAAACAGCTAACAGAACTGCTTGATCAATTATTAATGCTGGCAAGGCTCGATGCCGAGCAGATGGCAGCGATCACGGCAAGCAGCAGCGCTAGTGAAATCACTAGCAAAGCATTAACGCCGCTTCACTCTATGATCAAAGAAAGTCAGGTAGAAATTCATAAAATTATTCATAGCGATCAGGATTTATTTTTGCCACAAGAACTCGTCGCTGTTGCCATCAGAAATGTCATAAAAAATGCCATTCAGTTCTCGGTTCCAGAGCAGTCAGTGTCAATCCTGGTGACAGAACAAGATGATTTTGTGACCTGGAAGATAACGGATGAAGCAGGGGGCATTGATGCTGAGTTACTACCCAATGTGACTAATCGTTTCGTGCATGATAAGAAAAAAGGTAACTTTGGGCTGGGCTTGAGCATCACCAAAGCCATCGTCGATATTCTCAATGGTGAGTTAAATATTGCCAATACAAAAACCGGTTTACGCGTTGAAATCTCTTTACCACATTCCAGTCAAGGTTTAGGTCGTGATGACACGTTTACTTAA
- a CDS encoding response regulator → MYILLVEDNDIVGDGIKQGLETLGHSTDWVKDAHTANQAIQHVNYDVVILDLTLPDYDGMTLLTKWRQNKILLPVLILTARDAIPDRVTGLSAGADDYLTKPFDFDELVARLQSITRRIAGRADNVITFAHISFNPTKGEVKANGLPVKLSKSELIVLEALMHQPGKVVNTEQLQDRLYGWAEGVASNAVAVHIHNLRKKLGTDLICTERRLGYFLAVDKQ, encoded by the coding sequence ATGTATATTTTACTGGTTGAAGACAATGACATCGTCGGTGATGGCATCAAACAGGGGCTGGAAACATTAGGCCACAGCACCGACTGGGTAAAAGACGCTCATACCGCCAATCAGGCTATTCAGCATGTGAACTATGATGTCGTGATACTTGATTTAACATTACCTGATTACGATGGCATGACATTACTGACCAAGTGGCGTCAAAATAAAATATTACTGCCTGTACTTATCCTGACTGCACGAGATGCTATCCCGGATAGAGTCACCGGTCTTTCTGCTGGTGCCGATGATTATCTAACCAAACCCTTCGACTTTGATGAGTTAGTGGCGCGATTACAATCCATCACACGCCGTATCGCTGGCCGGGCAGATAATGTGATTACTTTCGCGCATATTAGTTTCAATCCCACTAAAGGTGAAGTCAAAGCGAATGGTCTTCCCGTCAAGTTATCTAAAAGTGAACTGATTGTGCTTGAAGCCTTGATGCATCAACCAGGAAAAGTGGTGAACACGGAACAATTACAAGACAGACTCTATGGCTGGGCTGAGGGCGTGGCAAGTAACGCTGTCGCAGTACATATTCATAATTTGCGTAAAAAGCTGGGTACGGATCTCATTTGTACTGAACGCCGTTTAGGCTACTTTTTAGCCGTGGATAAACAATGA